The Salvelinus sp. IW2-2015 linkage group LG15, ASM291031v2, whole genome shotgun sequence genome includes a region encoding these proteins:
- the LOC111974767 gene encoding isotocin-neurophysin IT 2: protein MTGAAVSVCLLYVLSVCSACYISNCPIGGKRSIMDAPQRKCMSCGPGDQGRCFGPSICCGEDVGCWMGSPETAHCMEENYLPTPCQAGGRPCGSDTARCAAPGVCCDSEGCSADQSCLAEEEGDNQIGQSEGSDSADVILRLLHLADHTPPHRVHQ from the exons ATGACTGGAGCCGCCGTGTCCGTGTGTCTACTTtacgtcctgtctgtctgttcagccTGCTACATCTCCAACTGTCCCATCGGGGGCAAGAGGTCCATAATGGACGCTCCACAGCGCAAG TGCATGTCTTGTGGACCAGGGGACCAGGGCCGCTGCTTTGGCCCCAGTATCTGCTGTGGGGAGGATGTGGGCTGCTGGATGGGCTCTCCGGAGACGGCACATTGCATGGAGGAGAACTACCTGCCCACCCCCTGCCAGGCGGGAGGGAGACCCTGTGGATCTGATACAGCACGCTGCGCCGCACCGGGTGTCTGCTGTGACTCAG AGGGCTGCAGTGCGGACCAATCTTGTCTCGCTGAGGAGGAAGGCGACAATCAAATCGGCCAATCAGAGGGCAGCGACTCTGCAGACGTCATCCTCAGGCTCCTGCACTTGGCTGACCACACGCCTCCTCATAGAGTCCACCAATGA
- the LOC111974992 gene encoding fatty acid-binding protein, liver-type-like: MSFSGIYQMETHENFESFMEAIGLPDELIQEGKDIKSISEIEETGDHFKMTVTTGTKILTNSFTIGQETELESPTGEKVTSVVMREGNKLTSLINGIEYVIELIDPNILVNTMTLAGISYKRTSKRI; this comes from the exons ATGTCTTTCTCAGGGATATACCAGATGGAGACACATGAGAACTTTGAGTCTTTCATGGAGGCTATTG GTCTCCCTGATGAGCTTATCCAGGAGGGGAAAGACATCAAGAGCATCTCTGAGATTGAGGAGACTGGAGACCACTTCAAGATGACTGTCAccacggggacaaagatcctcACCAACTCCTTCACCATTGGCCAGGAGACGGAGCTCGAGTCGCCGACCGGGGAGAAAGTCACT TCTGTGGTGATGAGGGAAGGTAACAAGCTGACGTCCTTAATTAATGGGATAGAATACGTCATAGAACTTATAGACCCAAACATCCTCGTCAAC ACCATGACTCTGGCTGGCATCTCATACAAGAGGACCAGCAAACGAATATGA